CGTGTTCCCGATGGCCGATCACCGGGACGACCGGGAGGTATACTGGGTCGAGCCGCGCGAGCGGGCGGTGATCCCGCTGGACGGATTTCGCATGTCGTCGAGCCTGCGCAAGATCCTGCGCCAGAACCGCTTTCGCGTTACCTGCGACACCGACTTTGCAGCAATCATCGCTGCTTGCGCCGAACCGCGCGAAGAGCATGCGGAAAGCTGGATCAGCCACCAGATCGAGGAAAGCTACATCGCCTTGCACAAGGCCGGCCACGCTCATTCGGTAGAAGTATGGCGCGATGAAGAGCTTGTGGGCGGGCTATACGGCGTTGCCTTCGACCGTGTGTTCTGCGGAGAAAGCATGTTCAGCCGCGCGGACAACGCCAGCAAGGTGGCGCTCTCTTGGCT
This DNA window, taken from Qipengyuania seohaensis, encodes the following:
- the aat gene encoding leucyl/phenylalanyl-tRNA--protein transferase, translating into MHAPVPETIPVDLLLHAYRSGVFPMADHRDDREVYWVEPRERAVIPLDGFRMSSSLRKILRQNRFRVTCDTDFAAIIAACAEPREEHAESWISHQIEESYIALHKAGHAHSVEVWRDEELVGGLYGVAFDRVFCGESMFSRADNASKVALSWLVAAMREAGYRLLDCQFMTDHLASLGAVAMPQSDYLQLLRAARGEPQGSIPQSIAAANGHSSPGKSIAQSLTQTS